From the Theobroma cacao cultivar B97-61/B2 chromosome 2, Criollo_cocoa_genome_V2, whole genome shotgun sequence genome, one window contains:
- the LOC18607049 gene encoding ankyrin repeat-containing protein At3g12360, with amino-acid sequence MAAKLLEVGADMDTNSPSIIEAQDGNYAERSTSAQTDSCLPDPHLFTKEGRKDYNIYGIPLYRAAMNGDIETVRSIVSTYPWAVRQSITEGMETVLHVATAAKQIALVKKLVTEWMRPVDLKLENKDGNTALCFAAISGMLPLAIVMIKLETSLPKIRNKAGVTPLHLAALLGHREMVQYLYQCTDDDLTDPERHGIFIICIRNGLYDVAFNMQEKYPQLATTRGSFNETALHVLAQKPALFVDENPIGMWRRIIVNFSGFAHHSSKLSQALRLVDSVWKKVLQLEHEMMWCLIEHPSILTLDAAEAGNVEFLIQLINSYPDLIWRVNKDNRSIFHVAILYRHESIFSLIYGIGSIKDLIATYEDENKNNMLHLVAKLPLQGRLNHVSGAALQMQRELLWFKEVEKVVQPSCKEMRNAEGFTPWDLFVKEHEDLKRRGEDWMRRTSHSMLMVATLLFIVVFVAILTLPGSLQNDAANPIILQKISFKIFIISDAMALFSSASSILMFLSILTSRFAKDDFVKRLPCMLLLGLGTLFVSIGMMVAAFTATIFLIYHHGAIWIPTLISIFVSGPIVLFASLNFPLSVDLWNSTYGSRSLFCGRKHDKLF; translated from the exons ATGGCTGCTAAGCTGCTGGAAGTTGGGGCTGATATGGATACCAATTCACCATCAATTATTGAAGCTCAGGATGGAAATTATGCTGAGAGGTCAACTTCAGCTCAGACTGATTCTTGCTTGCCAGATCCACATCTGTTTACCA AGGAAGGGAGAAAAGATTACAACATATATGGCATACCCCTTTATCGAGCTGCAATGAACGGAGACATCGAAACGGTTAGATCCATTGTTTCCACATATCCATGGGCGGTACGACAGAGTATAACGGAAGGAATGGAGACTGTTCTTCACGTTGCGACGGCGGCGAAACAAATTGCTTTGGTGAAGAAATTGGTAACTGAGTGGATGCGGCCTGTCGACTTGAAACTCGAAAACAAAGATGGAAACACTGCTCTTTGTTTCGCCGCTATATCCGGAATGTTGCCACTGGCCATAGTTATGATCAAGCTGGAAACCAGCTTACCAAAGATCAGAAATAAAGCAGGGGTGACTCCTCTCCATTTAGCTGCTCTGTTAGGACATAGAGAAATGGTTCAGTACCTCTATCAATGCACCGATGACGATTTGACTGATCCAGAACGACATGGGATATTCATTATTTGTATTAGAAATGGTCTCTACG ACGTGGCCTTCAATATGCAAGAAAAGTACCCGCAACTAGCTACTACTCGAGGCTCATTTAATGAGACAGCTCTGCACGTGCTTGCTCAAAAGCCTGCGTTGTTTGTCGACGAAAACCCAATTGGGATGTGGAGGAGAATAATCGTCAATTTTTCAG GATTTGCTCATCATAGCTCGAAGCTAAGTCAGGCCCTTCGACTTGTGGATAGCGTTTGGAAAAAGGTACTACAGTTAGAGCATGAGATGATGTGGTGCTTAATTGAGCATCCTTCAATCTTAACACTAGATGCAGCAGAAGCAGGAAATGTCGAATTTCTAATTCAGCTTATCAACTCTTATCCTGACCTGATATGGAGGGTAAACAAAGATAATCGCAGCATATTTCATGTTGCCATTTTATATCGTCATGAGAGTATCTTCAGTTTAATCTATGGCATAGGTTCCATTAAAGATTTGATTGCAACATATGaggatgaaaacaaaaacaacatgTTGCACTTAGTTGCCAAGTTACCCCTTCAAGGTCGACTCAATCATGTATCAGGTGCTGCTCTTCAAATGCAACGAGAATTATTATGGTTTAAG GAGGTGGAAAAGGTTGTGCAACCTTCGTgtaaagaaatgagaaatgcTGAAGGATTTACACCTTGGGATTTATTCGTTAAGGAGCATGAAGATTTAAAAAGAAGGGGAGAAGATTGGATGAGAAGAACTTCACACTCGATGCTAATGGTTGCAACATTACTATTCATTGTAGTATTCGTTGCAATACTCACTCTACCAGGTAGTTTACAGAACGATGCAGCAAATCCTATCATCCTGCAGAAGATTTCATTTAAAATCTTCATCATATCGGATGCAATGGCATTATTCTCCTCTGCTTCGTCAATCTTAATGTTCTTATCAATCCTCACTTCGCGTTTCGCCAAGGATGACTTCGTTAAGCGACTACCATGTATGTTGTTGCTTGGATTGGGGACACTCTTCGTCTCCATAGGGATGATGGTGGCAGCTTTCACCGCaactattttcttaatttatcaTCATGGAGCAATATGGATCCCTACCCTCATTTCCATTTTTGTTTCCGGCCCGATTGTGCTATTTGCTTCGTTGAATTTTCCTCTTTCTGTTGATTTATGGAACTCAACATACGGCTCAAGGTCTCTGTTTTGTGGTCGTAAGCATGACAAGCTTTTTTAA
- the LOC18607050 gene encoding ankyrin repeat-containing protein At5g02620, with amino-acid sequence MAARISDVKIDVNAASSPSNSPGADKGVEVGNSTLDQRDGLVPDQYLFTDEGRISYITYGVPLYQAAMKGDVEEVGRIIGQNQQALRQSVTEGMETVLHIAALGKQVQLVGKLVEWIKAQGLKVALRLRNRDGNTALSFAAISGIVPLAELMVNEDQSLPKIRNNARVTPLHLAALLGHRDMVKYLYEHTDDDLTDAERHGIFIICIRTGLYDVAFDMQNKEPSLATKRGSYQETALHVLAQKPLLFSVNENQLGIYSRIISRSGMNHDSLKLDQALQLVKSLWEKVLQQTHERMWSLVEHPTVLMLDAAEAGNVEFLVQLINLYPDLIWRVNGQKQSIFHYAILYRHESIFSLIQEIGSIKDLIATYEDDNNNNMLHLAARLPPQDRLKIVSGAALQMQRELLWFQEVERLVQPSCREQRNNEHFTPWELFMEQHKGLMKEGEEWMKKTAESSLMVPTLIATVAFASIFTVPGGSKDNSGEPNFLRRMSFLVFVTSDATALFSALASILMFLSILTSRYKEHDFIKRLPFMLMIGLATFFMSIGSVIVAFSATVFIIYYHGHLWVPAAIAILGSVPIALFASLNLPLFIDVWNSTYGSRSLFHPRNKLFKQPYHITSP; translated from the exons ATGGCAGCCAGAATATCTGATGTCAAGATTGATGTAAATGCTGCTAGTTCACCATCAAACTCTCCAGGAGCGGATAAAGGAGTTGAGGTTGGAAATTCAACTTTAGATCAACGTGATGGGCTTGTGCCAGATCAGTATTTGTTTACAG ATGAAGGAAGAATAAGCTATATAACGTACGGTGTGCCCCTTTATCAAGCTGCGATGAAGGGTGACGTTGAGGAAGTTGGTCGAATTATAGGACAAAATCAACAGGCGTTGCGGCAGAGTGTAACAGAAGGAATGGAAACTGTTCTTCACATTGCTGCATTAGGAAAACAAGTTCAGTTGGTGGGGAAATTGGTGGAGTGGATAAAAGCTCAAGGCTTGAAAGTCGCACTGCGACTTAGGAACAGAGATGGAAACACTGCTCTTTCTTTCGCTGCGATATCTGGAATAGTTCCACTTGCGGAGCTTATGGTTAACGAGGATCAATCCTTGCCCAAAATTCGAAATAATGCAAGAGTGACTCCGCTTCATTTAGCTGCTTTGTTGGGGCACAGAGACATGGTGAAGTATCTCTATGAACACACTGATGATGATTTGACCGATGCAGAGCGACATggaatatttattatatgcATTAGAACTGGTCTATATG ATGTAGCCTTTGACATGCAAAACAAGGAACCAAGCCTAGCTACAAAACGAGGTTCATATCAGGAGACAGCTTTGCACGTGCTTGCTCAAAAGCCTTTATTGTTTTCTGTAAATGAAAATCAACTAGGAATATATAGCAGAATAATCAGTCGTTCAG GGATGAATCATGATAGTTTGAAGCTTGATCAGGCTCTTCAGCTTGTCAAGAGCCTCTGGGAAAAAGTATTGCAGCAAACTCATGAGCGGATGTGGTCTCTTGTTGAGCATCCCACAGTACTAATGCTGGATGCAGCAGAGGCAGGAAACGTAGAGTTTTTAGTTCAGCTTATCAACCTTTATCCGGACCTGATTTGGAGAGTAAATGgtcaaaaacagagtatattTCATTATGCAATTTTATATCGTCATGAGAGTATTTTCAGTCTGATCCAAGAGATAGGTtcaatcaaggatttgatAGCAACTTATGAGGAtgacaacaacaacaacatgCTGCATTTAGCGGCACGGCTGCCGCCTCAAGATCGACTCAAGATTGTATCAGGAGCGGCTCTTCAAATGCAGCGAGAGCTCTTGTGGTTTCAG GAGGTGGAACGTTTGGTGCAGCCTTCTTGTAGAGAACAGAGAAATAATGAACACTTTACACCCTGGGAATTGTTCATGGAGCAACACAAAGGTTTGATGAAAGAAGGGGAAGAATGGATGAAAAAAACGGCTGAATCATCGCTGATGGTCCCAACACTAATTGCCACCGTAGCGTTCGCCAGCATCTTTACTGTCCCAGGTGGCTCAAAAGATAATTCAGGGGAACCTAACTTCCTGCGGAGAATGTCCTTCCTGGTGTTTGTCACATCAGACGCAACGGCGCTGTTCTCCGCTTTGGCTTCAATCCTGATGTTCTTGTCCATCCTCACTTCACGTTACAAGGAGCATGACTTCATCAAGCGATTACCATTCATGTTGATGATTGGGCTGGCAACTTTCTTCATGTCCATCGGTAGCGTAATAGTAGCTTTCAGTGCCACTGTGTTCATAATTTATTATCATGGACATCTCTGGGTCCCTGCAGCCATCGCCATTTTAGGCTCTGTGCCAATTGCTTTGTTTGCTTCTCTGAACTTACCTCTTTTTATTGATGTATGGAATTCAACATACGGTTCAAGGTCCCTGTTTCATCCTCGGAATAAGCTTTTCAAGCAGCCCTATCACATCACATCTCCTTGA
- the LOC18607051 gene encoding UPF0481 protein At3g47200, with the protein MRHSLLTRLLLQKTSRTFHGNAKSWGPEHLNPGDPHEVSKWRALLKKELAIKVPEERKTACIYRVPVNMREVQPEAYAPSIISIGPYHHGEGRLREMEELKWEFFHRLFRPKRPNGVELDKVMNSVQELEQVARGCYWDKAEQHSKDKFVKMMLVDGCFIVELFRELKQNNFRHARPVKRWMLPTLRRDLIMLENQLPLFVLQTLFDLTRRSGESTTSLGELALRFFNPLLQRESDWDVRISSRAETHHFLDLFRLSILPRYLSEAEETGKAAKSTTEEGINGEETGKTIDYRKAAENTAEEGIKTSKTRDSSNTIMNTAEEGISGAETDMMRSMTELMEAGVIIEKGVNCPPLDVRSEGRLLKIPPLYIDDYKGTLFRNLVAYEQCHPQCKPDVTSYLFFFDGLINSAHDVELLHHKGVLHHSLGNNKEVARLVNGLCKEIARDAWESYLHEVVSDVNSYYDTVYARIRARLVHHYFSSWVVGISTFGAIIVLYLTLIQTGYGYVDDPQRLEKPFHHYLVDCLILPVYHLFTFNNNQINSKPESNDDSEIGHHWMLLI; encoded by the coding sequence ATGAGACACAGCTTGCTTACAAGGTTGCTTTTGCAGAAGACGAGCAGAACATTTCATGGCAATGCCAAAAGTTGGGGTCCAGAGCATTTGAATCCAGGGGATCCCCATGAAGTTTCTAAGTGGAGAGCTTTGTTGAAAAAGGAGTTGGCAATTAAAGTTCCCGAAGAGAGAAAAACCGCCTGCATATACAGGGTCCCTGTAAATATGCGTGAGGTTCAACCCGAAGCTTATGCTCCCAGTATCATCTCAATCGGTCCGTACCATCATGGAGAGGGAAGATTACGAGAAATGGAAGAGCTGAAATGGGAATTCTTTCACCGCCTCTTTCGTCCAAAACGGCCTAATGGGGTTGAACTAGACAAAGTGATGAACTCGGTGCAAGAATTGGAACAGGTTGCTCGTGGGTGCTACTGGGATAAAGCTGAACAACATAGCAaggataaatttgttaagatGATGCTCGTTGATGGCTGCTTCATTGTCGAGCTCTTCAGAGAGTTGAAGCAGAACAACTTCCGTCATGCTCGCCCTGTTAAAAGATGGATGCTGCCTACTCTTCGCCGAGATTTGATCATGCTTGAAAACCAACTTCCTCTATTTGTTCTGCAGACATTGTTTGATTTAACCAGAAGATCAGGAGAGTCAACCACATCTTTGGGAGAGCTTGCCCTTCGTTTTTTTAATCCTCTATTACAAAGGGAGTCAGACTGGGATGTGAGAATCAGCTCACGTGCGGAAACGCACCACTTTCTTGACCTTTTCAGGCTCAGCATCCTCCCAAGATACTTATCAGAGGCAGAGGAAACCGGCAAAGCAGCAAAGAGTACAACAGAAGAAGGAATTAATGGAGAGGAAACTGGCAAGACAATTGATTACCGCAAAGCAGCAGAGAATACAGCAGAAGAAGGAATTAAAACTAGCAAGACACGCGACTCGAGCAACACAATAATGAATACAGCAGAAGAGGGAATTAGTGGGGCGGAAACTGACATGATGCGGTCCATGACGGAGCTGATGGAAGCTGGTGTCATCATTGAGAAAGGTGTTAATTGTCCTCCACTGGATGTTCGGTCTGAAGGAAGGTTGCTGAAAATCCCTCCTCTGTATATCGATGATTACAAGGGAACACTATTTCGTAACCTGGTAGCCTATGAACAATGCCATCCACAGTGCAAACCAGATGTCACATCGTACTTGTTCTTCTTCGACGGGCTAATTAACTCAGCTCATGATGTGGAACTTCTTCATCACAAAGGGGTTCTCCACCATTCTTTAGGTAACAACAAAGAAGTGGCAAGACTCGTCAATGGCCTCTGCAAGGAAATTGCAAGGGATGCATGGGAGTCCTACTTACACGAAGTGGTGTCTGATGTTAATTCTTACTATGATACCGTTTATGCTAGGATTAGAGCAAGGCTGGTGCACCATTACTTCAGCAGCTGGGTGGTTGGGATCTCAACTTTTGGAGCTATCATAGTCCTTTATCTCACCTTAATTCAGACcggctatggatatgtggacGACCCGCAGAGGCTTGAGAAACCATTTCACCATTACCTAGTAGATTGCCTGATTCTGCCCGTGTACCATCTATTTACCTTCAACAACAACCAGATAAATTCTAAGCCTGAGTCAAACGATGATTCTGAGATAGGACATCATTGGATGCTTTTAATTTGA
- the LOC18607052 gene encoding probable arabinosyltransferase ARAD1: MKTRKSTTLKYHSSPSSPSVSDIATTQQQNLASFSNMARKSSLFKQTLIATAFFILAIYALFTTFFHTPLPVSDTVSPSDDAADVSSVEFPERRADGSGSVGNVKVFMYDLPHKFTYGLIQQHGLARGGSPVDDVSTLKYPGHQHMHEWFLFADLARPESDRLGSPIVKVTDPEEADLFYVPVFSSLSLIVNAGRPPGTGSGYSDEQMQEELVEWLNGQEYWKRNNGWDHVIIAGDPNALYRVVDRVKNAVLLVADFGRLRPDQGSLVKDVIIPYSHRISAYTGDFGVEERKTLLFFMGNRYRKEGGKIRDLLFQILESEEDVLIKHGTQSRENRRAASHGMHTSKFCLNPAGDTPSACRLFDAIVSLCVPVIVSDNIELPFEDIIDYKKFSVFVETTAALKPGYLVSLLRQVPAEKIIEYQKAMKEVKRYYDYTVPNGTVNEIWRQVSQKLPLIKLMINRDKRLVKMELNEPNCSCLCSNQTGIISSL; the protein is encoded by the exons ATGAAAACTAGGAAATCAACAACATTAAAATACCATTCGTCGCCTTCTTCTCCTTCCGTTTCCGACATCGCAACGACCCAACAACAGAATCTTGCTTCGTTTTCCAATATGGCGCGAAAGTCCTCTCTTTTCAAACAGACCCTCATCGCCACCGCCTTCTTCATCCTCGCCATCTACGCCTTGTTCACCACTTTCTTCCACACCCCCCTTCCCGTCTCCGACACCGTGTCTCCTTCCGACGACGCCGCCGACGTTTCTTCCGTCGAGTTTCCTGAGAGACGAGCGGACGGGTCCGGGTCCGTCGGGAACGTCAAGGTCTTTATGTACGATCTCCCTCACAAGTTCACCTACGGCCTCATCCAGCAGCACGGCCTGGCGCGTGGCGGATCCCCCGTCGATGACGTCAGCACCCTCAAGTATCCCGGCCACCAGCACATGCACGAGTGGTTCCTGTTCGCCGACCTGGCACGACCCGAATCGGACCGCCTCGGATCCCCTATCGTTAAAGTCACTGACCCGGAAGAAGCCGACCTTTTCTACGTTCCCGTCTTTTCTTCGTTGAGCTTGATTGTGAACGCGGGTCGGCCTCCGGGTACCGGTTCGGGTTACAGCGATGAGCAAATGCAGGAAGAGCTGGTGGAGTGGCTCAACGGGCAGGAGTACTGGAAGAGGAATAATGGGTGGGATCACGTGATAATTGCGGGGGATCCCAATGCGCTTTATCGGGTCGTGGATCGGGTCAAGAATGCTGTTTTGTTAGTTGCGGATTTTGGGCGGTTGAGGCCGGATCAAGGGTCATTGGTAAAGGATGTCATAATTCCTTATTCGCATCGGATTAGCGCTTACACTGGAGATTTTGGGGTGGAAGAGAGGAAAACATTGCTCTTTTTCATGGGGAATCGGTATAGAAAAGAG GGAGGCAAAATTCGCGATTTGCTTTTTCAAATACTTGAAAGTGAAGAAGATGTCTTAATAAAACATGGAACACAATCCAGAGAGAACAGAAGAGCAGCCTCACATGGGATGCACACATCAAAGTTCTGTTTAAATCCTGCAGGCGATACTCCATCAGCTTGCAGACTCTTTGATGCTATCGTTAGCTTGTGTGTCCCAGTGATAGTCAGTGATAACATTGAGTTGCCTTTTGAAGATATTATAGACTACAAAAAGTTTTCAGTATTTGTGGAAACTACAGCTGCACTAAAACCCGGATATCTTGTTTCATTGCTGAGACAAGTACCTGCggagaaaattattgaatatCAGAAAGCAATGAAAGAG GTGAAGCGGTACTATGACTACACTGTTCCGAATGGAACAGTTAATGAAATCTGGCGGCAAGTCTCACAAAAGCTACCTCTTATCAAACTTATGATTAATCGTGACAAACGGCTTGTTAAGATGGAGTTGAATGAGCCCAACTGCTCATGTCTTTGTTCAAACCAGACAGGAATTATCAGCTCCTTGTGA
- the LOC18607053 gene encoding 14 kDa zinc-binding protein isoform X3 — MISAQKSMAAFTSFSVLRDYARAGRIVARVRASPGISSYPSSINFLTANHSRRFDKIIAKEIPSTIVYEDDKVLAFKDINPQAPVHVLVIPKFRDGLTQLGKAEPRHGEILGQLLYAAKIVAEKEGIVDGFRVVINNGPSACQSVYHLHLHVLGGRQMNWPPG; from the exons ATGATATCAGCCCAAAAATCTATGGCTGCTTTCACCTCTTTCTCTGTTCTTCG TGATTATGCAAGGGCTGGAAGGATTGTTGCAAGAGTGAGAGCCTCACCAGGAATCTCTTCTTATCCCAGTTCTATAAATTTTCTAACTGCAAATCACTCACGGAG ATTTGACAAGATCATAGCAAAGGAAATTCCTTCAACCATTGTGTATGAAGATGATAAAGTCTTAGCATTCAAGGACATCAATCCACAGGCTCCTGTTCATGTTTTAGTCATTCCAAAGTTTAGGGATGGATTGACACAGCTTGGAAAG GCTGAACCAAGGCACGGAGAGATTCTGGGTCAACTTCTTTATGCTGCCAAAATTGTTGCTGAAAAAGAAGGCATTGTTGATGGGTTTCGAGTTGTCATCAATAATGGTCCAAGTGCCT GTCAATCAGTTTATCATCTTCACTTGCATGTCCTAGGTGGGAGACAGATGAACTGGCCACCTGGTTAA
- the LOC18607053 gene encoding 14 kDa zinc-binding protein isoform X2, producing the protein MISAQKSMAAFTSFSVLRDYARAGRIVARVRASPGISSYPSSINFLTANHSRRYLCRASATHDEEAAAKAAAINADSGVPTIFDKIIAKEIPSTIVYEDDKVLAFKDINPQAPVHVLVIPKFRDGLTQLGKAEPRHGEILGQLLYAAKIVAEKEGIVDGFRVVINNGPSACQSVYHLHLHVLGGRQMNWPPG; encoded by the exons ATGATATCAGCCCAAAAATCTATGGCTGCTTTCACCTCTTTCTCTGTTCTTCG TGATTATGCAAGGGCTGGAAGGATTGTTGCAAGAGTGAGAGCCTCACCAGGAATCTCTTCTTATCCCAGTTCTATAAATTTTCTAACTGCAAATCACTCACGGAG ATATCTATGTCGTGCTAGTGCTACACATGATGAAGAGGCTGCAGCGAAGGCAGCTGCAATCAATGCTGACAGTGGAGTTCCAACCAT ATTTGACAAGATCATAGCAAAGGAAATTCCTTCAACCATTGTGTATGAAGATGATAAAGTCTTAGCATTCAAGGACATCAATCCACAGGCTCCTGTTCATGTTTTAGTCATTCCAAAGTTTAGGGATGGATTGACACAGCTTGGAAAG GCTGAACCAAGGCACGGAGAGATTCTGGGTCAACTTCTTTATGCTGCCAAAATTGTTGCTGAAAAAGAAGGCATTGTTGATGGGTTTCGAGTTGTCATCAATAATGGTCCAAGTGCCT GTCAATCAGTTTATCATCTTCACTTGCATGTCCTAGGTGGGAGACAGATGAACTGGCCACCTGGTTAA
- the LOC18607053 gene encoding 14 kDa zinc-binding protein isoform X1 — protein sequence MAPPWRTGLQKISSTNTQAHCTKTKNRTQGYKHLYKLRASRRSRQSWISKNIKQQEEVCFLFLQTLHPQHRAPSLQTITIHTARIIPPTAEFDKIIAKEIPSTIVYEDDKVLAFKDINPQAPVHVLVIPKFRDGLTQLGKAEPRHGEILGQLLYAAKIVAEKEGIVDGFRVVINNGPSACQSVYHLHLHVLGGRQMNWPPG from the exons ATGGCTCCTCCATGGCGTACTGGTTTACAAAAAATTTCCAGTACTAATACTCAAGCCCACTGTACAAAGACCAAAAACAGGACCCAAGGATACAAACACCTTTACAAACTCAGAGCCTCTCGCAGGAGCCGGCAAAGTTGGATCAGCAAGAatataaaacaacaagaagaaGTTTGTTTCCTGTTCTTGCAGACCCTTCACCCCCAGCATAGAGCCCCATCTCTACAGACTATCACAATTCACACTGCCCGTATCATACCTCCAACAGCAGA ATTTGACAAGATCATAGCAAAGGAAATTCCTTCAACCATTGTGTATGAAGATGATAAAGTCTTAGCATTCAAGGACATCAATCCACAGGCTCCTGTTCATGTTTTAGTCATTCCAAAGTTTAGGGATGGATTGACACAGCTTGGAAAG GCTGAACCAAGGCACGGAGAGATTCTGGGTCAACTTCTTTATGCTGCCAAAATTGTTGCTGAAAAAGAAGGCATTGTTGATGGGTTTCGAGTTGTCATCAATAATGGTCCAAGTGCCT GTCAATCAGTTTATCATCTTCACTTGCATGTCCTAGGTGGGAGACAGATGAACTGGCCACCTGGTTAA
- the LOC18607054 gene encoding sulfiredoxin, chloroplastic/mitochondrial isoform X3 gives MANFVLQLPTSNLRSFSVYASSNVECKLGAPMGTGSQSGGPVILELPLDKIRRPLMRTRANDPNKVQELMDSIREIGLQVPVSPVVIVMRLTSALGSQQSVAKFDVEPKKLSGIIFAEW, from the exons atGGCCAACTTCGTTCTGCAACTGCCAACCAGCAACTTGAGAAGCTTCTCTGTTTATGCTTCATCTAACG TTGAATGCAAACTAGGGGCTCCTATGGGTACTGGTTCACAAAGTGGGGGCCCTGTGATTTTGGAGCTTCCGCTTGATAAGATCAGGAGACCCCTGATGCGCACCAGAGCAAATGATCCAAACAAAGTCCAGGAACTCATGGACAGCATTCGAGAAATTGGACTTCAAGTACCT GTTTCTCCGGTTGTCATCGTTATGAGGCTCACCAGCGCCTTGGGCTCCCAACAATCCGTTGCAAAGTTCGACGTGGAACCaaagaaactctcag GCATCATCTTCGCTGAGTGGTAG
- the LOC18607054 gene encoding sulfiredoxin, chloroplastic/mitochondrial isoform X2 has translation MANFVLQLPTSNLRSFSVYASSNGAPMGTGSQSGGPVILELPLDKIRRPLMRTRANDPNKVQELMDSIREIGLQVPIDVLEVEGVYYGFSGCHRYEAHQRLGLPTIRCKVRRGTKETLRHHLR, from the exons atGGCCAACTTCGTTCTGCAACTGCCAACCAGCAACTTGAGAAGCTTCTCTGTTTATGCTTCATCTAACG GGGCTCCTATGGGTACTGGTTCACAAAGTGGGGGCCCTGTGATTTTGGAGCTTCCGCTTGATAAGATCAGGAGACCCCTGATGCGCACCAGAGCAAATGATCCAAACAAAGTCCAGGAACTCATGGACAGCATTCGAGAAATTGGACTTCAAGTACCT ATTGATGTGCTCGAAGTTGAGGGAGTTTACTATG GTTTCTCCGGTTGTCATCGTTATGAGGCTCACCAGCGCCTTGGGCTCCCAACAATCCGTTGCAAAGTTCGACGTGGAACCaaagaaactctcag GCATCATCTTCGCTGA
- the LOC18607054 gene encoding sulfiredoxin, chloroplastic/mitochondrial isoform X1, translated as MANFVLQLPTSNLRSFSVYASSNVECKLGAPMGTGSQSGGPVILELPLDKIRRPLMRTRANDPNKVQELMDSIREIGLQVPIDVLEVEGVYYGFSGCHRYEAHQRLGLPTIRCKVRRGTKETLRHHLR; from the exons atGGCCAACTTCGTTCTGCAACTGCCAACCAGCAACTTGAGAAGCTTCTCTGTTTATGCTTCATCTAACG TTGAATGCAAACTAGGGGCTCCTATGGGTACTGGTTCACAAAGTGGGGGCCCTGTGATTTTGGAGCTTCCGCTTGATAAGATCAGGAGACCCCTGATGCGCACCAGAGCAAATGATCCAAACAAAGTCCAGGAACTCATGGACAGCATTCGAGAAATTGGACTTCAAGTACCT ATTGATGTGCTCGAAGTTGAGGGAGTTTACTATG GTTTCTCCGGTTGTCATCGTTATGAGGCTCACCAGCGCCTTGGGCTCCCAACAATCCGTTGCAAAGTTCGACGTGGAACCaaagaaactctcag GCATCATCTTCGCTGA